In Mycoplasmopsis fermentans PG18, one genomic interval encodes:
- a CDS encoding MAG3090 family protein, which produces MKRLNCTYEVKKDPIYPWLLKHPKIKIGLAKFKTRQEALEWYMLLKYETAVWYQNDQKIFEGQLTCDCEDGQWSYYIKTAGFDGGGTYEGNCRQIGINPSTFQHDDYDAKRRLRNLDFVLISDPATYFPPELEIAKKKKKSDVVDVDAIRAQFQEQINILLTQIHENNAEADKELELLKQELAKKDMNFNEMARKMELLRQNYKPLEGVTYMNYITLSFDDYVGGVALYTEKIKNIIETTPKQNISEADYNNIKKNYANFNKQLLEVEANPNFPHADLVQKMHAELSTTFESLLSLLVLDPKLEDTPANRGYFLNKETKQKQEISWATSYVLVDLYHVGFVPYEEYEYAIPYLAIRNKFAVTVINESDATKTITIQSAERDAVEMEEAVLAAEKSSKTKKQPKTETIVTEVPPVVEEVKDESVVEAEAVVEEVKPVEEKQPTIKEEPLIVLAPEEAKKEKVEDNDFVLIDHKKAEKPKTRDFAVRVVEEKPIQVIEEKEAQPEDNFYTGIRGNEPVALESEESSNNVSTKKKRSAGFYFLILLLVLILAGLLTLDILAIIQLAGGYTFFNFGA; this is translated from the coding sequence ATGAAAAGACTTAACTGTACATATGAAGTTAAAAAGGACCCAATTTATCCTTGATTACTAAAACATCCAAAAATCAAAATTGGATTAGCAAAATTTAAAACAAGACAAGAAGCTCTTGAATGATACATGTTACTTAAGTATGAAACAGCTGTTTGATATCAAAATGATCAAAAGATTTTTGAAGGTCAATTAACTTGTGATTGTGAAGATGGACAATGAAGCTACTACATTAAAACTGCTGGTTTTGATGGTGGCGGTACATATGAAGGTAACTGTCGTCAAATTGGAATTAATCCTTCAACATTCCAACACGATGATTATGATGCAAAAAGAAGATTAAGAAATCTTGATTTTGTATTAATTTCTGATCCAGCAACCTACTTTCCACCTGAATTAGAAATTGCTAAAAAGAAAAAGAAATCAGATGTTGTTGACGTTGATGCTATTAGAGCACAATTCCAAGAACAAATTAATATTCTTTTAACTCAAATTCATGAAAACAATGCTGAAGCAGACAAAGAACTTGAACTTCTTAAACAAGAATTAGCAAAAAAAGATATGAACTTCAATGAAATGGCTCGTAAAATGGAACTTTTAAGACAAAACTACAAGCCACTTGAAGGTGTAACATACATGAACTACATCACATTAAGTTTTGATGACTATGTAGGTGGTGTTGCTTTATACACAGAAAAAATTAAAAATATTATTGAAACAACTCCAAAACAAAATATTAGTGAAGCTGATTACAATAATATTAAGAAAAACTATGCTAACTTCAATAAACAATTATTAGAAGTTGAAGCAAATCCTAACTTCCCACATGCTGATTTAGTTCAAAAAATGCATGCTGAATTAAGTACAACTTTTGAATCATTACTTAGTTTATTAGTCTTAGATCCTAAATTAGAAGATACACCAGCTAACCGCGGTTATTTCCTAAATAAAGAAACTAAGCAAAAACAAGAAATCTCATGAGCTACTTCATATGTTTTAGTTGATCTTTATCATGTTGGATTTGTTCCTTATGAAGAATATGAATATGCAATTCCATATTTAGCAATTAGAAACAAATTTGCTGTAACAGTTATTAATGAATCAGATGCTACTAAAACAATAACAATTCAATCTGCAGAAAGAGATGCAGTTGAAATGGAAGAAGCTGTTTTAGCTGCTGAAAAATCTTCTAAAACTAAAAAACAACCTAAAACTGAAACTATAGTTACTGAAGTGCCTCCAGTAGTTGAAGAAGTTAAAGATGAATCAGTTGTTGAAGCTGAAGCTGTAGTTGAAGAAGTTAAACCAGTTGAAGAAAAACAACCAACAATTAAAGAAGAACCGCTTATTGTTTTAGCTCCTGAAGAAGCTAAAAAAGAAAAAGTTGAAGACAATGATTTTGTCTTAATTGACCATAAAAAAGCTGAAAAACCTAAAACAAGAGACTTTGCTGTTAGAGTTGTTGAAGAAAAACCTATTCAAGTAATTGAAGAAAAAGAAGCTCAACCTGAAGATAATTTCTACACAGGAATTAGAGGTAATGAACCAGTTGCTCTAGAATCAGAAGAATCATCAAACAATGTTTCAACTAAGAAAAAACGTTCAGCAGGATTCTACTTCTTAATCTTATTATTAGTACTAATTCTTGCAGGTCTTTTAACCTTAGATATTCTTGCTATTATTCAATTAGCAGGTGGTTATACATTCTTTAATTTTGGTGCTTAA
- a CDS encoding S1 RNA-binding domain protein produces the protein MNHKGDILFGKIKSVSSEGLTILCNNDYSYFIPRDLITDWNKINLRHEFKIGEKINFIVEKVDYHSHSGIGNFKINHATFSRSPFKENLSNTKHGFENLKNQIDQEIKNYHKEGNNGNN, from the coding sequence ATGAATCATAAAGGCGATATTTTATTCGGAAAAATAAAAAGTGTAAGTAGTGAAGGACTTACAATTTTATGCAATAATGATTATTCTTATTTTATTCCTCGTGATTTGATAACTGACTGAAACAAAATTAACTTGCGTCATGAATTTAAGATCGGCGAAAAAATTAATTTTATAGTTGAAAAAGTTGATTATCACAGTCATAGTGGTATTGGTAATTTTAAAATTAATCATGCCACCTTTTCACGCAGTCCATTTAAAGAAAATTTAAGCAATACAAAACATGGTTTTGAAAACTTGAAAAACCAAATTGATCAAGAAATCAAAAATTATCATAAAGAAGGTAATAATGGCAACAATTAA
- a CDS encoding glucose-6-phosphate isomerase translates to MKAVKVNLHNCVDEKTLLSYQDKVKQIHDSIMNKTIAEKDWLGWLELPNKGKSEEVKRMKKIAELWESKNIEVVVVIGIGGSYLGAKSGYEFMYGPYSINKPKMELLFAGNSISSESLVAALKYVENKKFAINVISKSGTTLEPSIAFREFRKLLEAKVGAVEAKNLIVATTDAKKGVLYSLATQKGYEKLIIPDDVGGRFSVLSPVGLFPFICAGIDIEQILKGAQEANKDANDLSLKTNDAYRYAVARHVLSKNYTMEMMISYEPKMQYFAEWWKQLFAESEGKDGKGLFPTSGIFSTDLHSLGQMIQDGNKVLFETILVLDKPKYDITFKADNEDLDKLVYLDKNKLHNVNMTAFTATLDAHMNTGKVPNIVMNFAKFDEYTLGYLFQFFERALAISAYLLGVNPFNQPGVEVYKANMFKILK, encoded by the coding sequence ATGAAAGCAGTTAAAGTTAATTTACATAATTGTGTTGATGAAAAAACATTACTTTCTTATCAAGACAAAGTTAAACAAATTCATGATTCAATAATGAACAAAACTATTGCAGAAAAAGATTGATTAGGTTGATTAGAATTACCTAACAAAGGCAAAAGTGAAGAAGTTAAAAGAATGAAAAAGATAGCTGAACTATGAGAAAGCAAAAACATTGAAGTAGTTGTAGTTATTGGTATTGGTGGGTCATATTTAGGAGCTAAAAGTGGCTATGAATTTATGTATGGACCTTACAGCATTAACAAACCAAAAATGGAATTATTATTTGCTGGAAATAGCATTAGTAGTGAAAGCTTAGTAGCAGCATTAAAATATGTTGAAAACAAAAAGTTTGCAATTAATGTTATTTCAAAAAGTGGAACAACTTTAGAACCTTCTATTGCTTTTAGAGAATTTAGAAAATTATTAGAAGCAAAAGTTGGAGCAGTAGAAGCTAAGAATTTAATTGTGGCTACTACTGATGCTAAAAAAGGCGTTTTATACTCATTAGCAACTCAAAAAGGATATGAAAAATTAATTATTCCTGATGATGTTGGTGGACGTTTTAGTGTTTTAAGTCCAGTTGGTTTATTCCCATTCATTTGTGCGGGAATTGATATTGAACAAATTCTTAAAGGTGCTCAAGAAGCTAATAAAGATGCAAATGATTTAAGTTTAAAAACAAATGATGCTTATCGTTATGCGGTTGCAAGACATGTTTTAAGTAAAAATTACACCATGGAAATGATGATTTCTTATGAGCCAAAAATGCAATATTTTGCAGAATGATGAAAACAATTATTTGCTGAAAGTGAAGGGAAAGATGGCAAAGGATTATTCCCAACAAGCGGAATTTTTTCAACAGACTTGCACTCACTTGGTCAAATGATTCAAGATGGAAATAAAGTATTATTTGAAACAATTTTAGTTTTAGATAAACCAAAATACGATATTACTTTTAAAGCTGATAATGAAGATTTAGATAAACTTGTTTATTTAGATAAAAACAAATTGCATAATGTTAACATGACAGCTTTTACAGCAACTTTAGATGCTCACATGAACACAGGTAAAGTTCCAAACATTGTAATGAATTTTGCAAAATTTGATGAATACACATTAGGTTACTTATTCCAATTCTTTGAAAGAGCTTTAGCTATTAGTGCTTATCTTTTAGGTGTTAATCCATTCAACCAACCAGGTGTTGAAGTTTATAAAGCTAATATGTTTAAAATTCTTAAATAA
- a CDS encoding ATP-binding protein — MTYKKEMYYERLLDPIIRKYLKVFGAICIQGPKWCGKTWTSQFHSSSSFYVGDSRNNFENRHLAKINPTKILEGKTPRLIDEWQEYPPIWDVVKFEVDNRGLKGQFILTGSSTPEHKGLFHSGIGRIATLQLRPMSLFESKDSLGQISLKDLINDNFENTTYEGIELNKIINLIIRGGWPDNIEVDDKYSYLAASNYVNTFLTEDLDKISDTKFDKNKLQKLLKSLARNNAITVSINKLIDDIKTNENETIDKKTIYAYLDILNRSFIVDNLQPFSLNIRSNLRIKQNEKRLFVDPSLAAALLNVNNESLQNDLNTLGFLFENLVLRDLKVYAQSNEWNIYHYQDYNDNELDAVIELKNGEWVAIEIKLGWEQVDKASEKLVRFSNKLEKQKATKPKKLIVITGTGKSAYLREDNVYVVPIGLLKN; from the coding sequence ATGACATATAAAAAAGAAATGTATTATGAAAGATTATTAGATCCAATAATAAGAAAATATTTAAAAGTTTTTGGAGCAATTTGCATTCAAGGACCTAAATGATGTGGCAAAACATGAACATCACAATTTCACTCAAGCAGTTCATTTTATGTTGGAGATTCTAGAAATAATTTTGAAAATAGACATTTAGCAAAAATAAATCCAACTAAAATTTTAGAAGGAAAAACACCAAGACTAATTGACGAATGACAAGAATATCCACCTATTTGAGATGTAGTTAAATTCGAAGTAGATAACCGTGGACTTAAAGGTCAATTCATTTTGACTGGTTCTTCTACTCCTGAACATAAAGGCCTATTTCATAGTGGTATTGGTCGAATTGCTACATTACAATTGAGACCTATGAGCTTATTTGAATCTAAAGATTCTTTAGGACAAATTTCATTAAAAGATTTAATAAATGACAATTTTGAAAATACAACTTATGAAGGTATTGAATTAAATAAAATTATTAATTTAATTATTAGAGGTGGTTGACCTGACAATATTGAAGTTGATGATAAATACTCTTATTTAGCGGCAAGTAATTATGTAAACACTTTTTTAACTGAAGATTTAGATAAAATTAGTGATACTAAATTTGATAAAAATAAATTACAAAAATTATTAAAATCATTAGCTCGAAATAATGCGATAACAGTTAGCATTAATAAACTAATTGATGATATTAAAACAAATGAAAATGAAACAATTGATAAAAAAACTATTTATGCATATTTAGATATTTTAAATAGATCTTTTATTGTTGATAATTTGCAACCATTTAGTTTGAATATTAGATCCAATTTAAGAATTAAACAAAATGAAAAAAGACTTTTTGTCGATCCTTCTTTAGCAGCTGCGTTATTGAATGTTAATAATGAGAGTTTGCAAAATGATTTAAATACTTTGGGTTTTTTATTTGAAAACCTTGTCTTAAGAGATTTGAAAGTTTATGCTCAAAGTAATGAGTGAAATATTTATCATTATCAAGATTATAATGATAATGAATTAGATGCTGTTATTGAATTAAAAAATGGCGAATGAGTTGCAATTGAAATTAAATTAGGCTGAGAACAAGTTGATAAAGCTTCTGAAAAATTAGTTAGATTTTCTAACAAATTAGAAAAACAAAAGGCAACAAAACCTAAAAAATTAATCGTAATTACAGGAACAGGGAAAAGTGCTTATTTAAGAGAAGATAATGTTTATGTTGTGCCTATTGGATTGTTAAAAAATTAA
- the mutM gene encoding bifunctional DNA-formamidopyrimidine glycosylase/DNA-(apurinic or apyrimidinic site) lyase, with protein sequence MPELPEVRSVVKDLRPKVVNRKIVKIDILHPKLIKEVSVEEFKNFLINETFLDVNNLAKHIIFSLTNNKYLLSHLRMSGKYFTHYKYRPATKHDYLIFHLDDNSCIYYNDSRQFGTFHIKTKGTLYTTKPLDKVAKIPSETNIKELFNKIKNKNIPIKQLLLDQSFVSGIGNIYANETLFATQINPLTPSKNITFEQLEKIIKAAAKIMDQATELGGSSIDTYTSVDGVKGQFQDFLQVHGHFNDVCKRCKKAKINKIFINKRGTYYCPNYQK encoded by the coding sequence ATGCCAGAATTACCAGAAGTTAGAAGTGTGGTCAAAGATTTAAGACCTAAAGTTGTTAATAGAAAAATAGTTAAAATTGATATCTTACATCCTAAATTAATTAAAGAGGTAAGTGTTGAAGAATTCAAGAATTTTTTAATTAATGAAACATTTTTAGATGTCAATAATTTAGCTAAACATATTATTTTTTCTTTAACAAATAATAAATATTTATTAAGCCACTTGAGAATGAGTGGAAAGTATTTTACACATTATAAATATCGTCCAGCAACAAAACATGATTACTTAATTTTTCATCTTGATGATAATAGTTGTATTTATTATAATGACTCACGTCAATTTGGCACTTTTCATATAAAAACTAAGGGCACTTTATATACAACTAAACCTTTAGATAAAGTTGCAAAAATTCCTTCAGAAACAAATATTAAAGAGTTATTTAATAAAATTAAAAATAAGAATATACCTATAAAACAGCTTCTTTTGGATCAAAGCTTTGTTTCAGGTATTGGAAATATTTATGCTAATGAAACTTTATTTGCCACTCAAATTAATCCTTTGACGCCTTCAAAAAATATAACTTTTGAACAGTTAGAAAAAATTATTAAAGCAGCTGCAAAAATTATGGATCAAGCTACTGAATTAGGTGGTTCAAGCATTGACACATATACTTCAGTTGATGGAGTTAAAGGTCAATTTCAAGATTTTTTACAAGTTCATGGACACTTTAATGATGTATGTAAAAGATGTAAAAAAGCTAAAATTAATAAAATTTTTATTAACAAAAGAGGGACTTATTATTGTCCAAATTATCAAAAATAA
- a CDS encoding ATP-binding protein: MKYKRRIIEKQIKKNLEIFGAINIEGIKQCGKTTTAQKFSKTLIKLQDPDNLKTYKETIEYKPSLLLEGEKPLLIDEWQDFPIMWDAVRTYVDSAMGKKGLFILTGSSTHNKLNTMHTGTGRIHTMKMYPMSLYETGESSGKISLQDLFDKKIKVNGLKSNLSFEDLAKAICRGGWPSTLNLKKYENQIEIPKDYVNQICNVDISKIDNIKRSPEITRRILKSYARNVATLATSKTLIKDCSFKDEGSKTTFYDYTTKLEDLNVIDNITAWNPKIRSASAIRSTNKRLFVDPSLATSSLGISYIDLIKDLRTYGFVFENLCSRDLKIYSSSLNGELSYYHDRYGLEIDFVLHLNDGRYALIECKLGGNQIEKAKNNLLKVKQLIKENGQREPDLMIILTAEDRAYEITDGILIIPISLLKD, encoded by the coding sequence ATGAAATATAAAAGAAGAATAATAGAAAAACAAATAAAAAAAAATCTTGAAATTTTTGGTGCTATAAACATAGAAGGAATTAAACAATGTGGTAAAACAACTACTGCACAAAAATTTTCAAAAACATTAATTAAATTACAAGATCCAGACAATTTAAAAACTTACAAAGAAACAATTGAATATAAACCTTCATTACTTTTAGAAGGAGAAAAACCATTATTAATAGATGAATGACAAGACTTTCCAATTATGTGAGATGCCGTAAGAACTTATGTTGATTCAGCAATGGGAAAAAAGGGGTTATTTATTTTAACAGGCTCAAGTACACACAATAAATTAAATACTATGCATACTGGTACTGGTAGAATACATACAATGAAAATGTATCCAATGAGTTTATATGAAACTGGAGAATCTAGTGGAAAAATATCTTTACAAGATTTATTTGATAAAAAAATTAAAGTAAATGGTTTAAAATCAAATTTATCTTTTGAAGATTTAGCAAAAGCAATTTGCAGAGGAGGATGGCCAAGTACTCTAAATTTAAAAAAATATGAAAATCAAATCGAAATTCCTAAAGATTATGTCAATCAAATTTGCAATGTAGATATAAGTAAAATTGATAACATAAAAAGAAGCCCTGAAATTACTAGAAGAATATTGAAAAGTTATGCAAGAAATGTTGCTACTTTAGCTACTTCAAAAACTTTAATAAAAGATTGTAGTTTTAAAGATGAAGGTTCAAAAACAACTTTTTATGATTACACTACAAAACTTGAAGATTTAAATGTTATTGATAATATAACTGCATGAAACCCTAAAATTAGGTCAGCTTCAGCAATTAGAAGTACAAACAAGAGACTTTTTGTAGATCCTTCTTTAGCAACAAGTTCTTTAGGTATTTCATATATAGATTTAATAAAGGATTTACGAACATATGGTTTTGTATTTGAAAATTTGTGTTCTAGAGATTTAAAAATATATTCATCAAGTTTAAATGGAGAATTATCATATTATCACGATAGATATGGTCTTGAAATTGATTTTGTTTTGCACTTAAATGATGGCAGATATGCATTGATAGAATGTAAATTAGGTGGAAATCAAATTGAAAAAGCGAAAAATAATTTATTAAAAGTAAAACAGCTGATAAAAGAAAATGGACAAAGAGAACCGGATCTTATGATTATTTTAACAGCAGAAGATAGAGCATATGAAATAACAGATGGAATACTTATTATTCCAATTAGTCTACTAAAAGATTAA